Proteins from a genomic interval of Hornefia porci:
- the infA gene encoding translation initiation factor IF-1 yields the protein MAKKDVIEAIGTVVEAQPNAMFRVKLENGFEVLAHISGKIRMNYIRILPGDKVKVELSPYDLTRGRIIWRDKGN from the coding sequence ATGGCGAAAAAGGACGTCATAGAAGCGATCGGAACTGTTGTGGAAGCCCAGCCAAACGCAATGTTCCGCGTTAAGCTGGAAAACGGTTTCGAGGTACTCGCGCATATCTCCGGAAAAATCCGGATGAACTATATCCGAATTCTGCCGGGTGACAAAGTAAAGGTGGAGCTTTCACCGTATGATCTGACTCGTGGAAGAATCATCTGGAGAGATAAAGGAAATTAA
- the map gene encoding type I methionyl aminopeptidase, whose protein sequence is MIVLKSPEEIELMRTAGKVNLEIFEGLKQFIRPGTTTMDIDRYVEEAVKSHGMIASEKGYCGFPANVCTSVNEEVVHGIPSKDRVLNEGDIVSVDLVVEYEHYMADSCRTFGVGRISDEAQRLIDTAERAFFEGIRFAKEGCRLHDISHRIQEIVEGEGFGVIRDYTGHGIGSEMHEDPPIPNYGKAGKGPRLQKGMTLAIEPMIVQGSYETETLLNNWTVVTEDGGWAAHYENTVAITDGEPDILTI, encoded by the coding sequence ATGATCGTCTTGAAATCACCAGAAGAAATCGAACTGATGCGGACGGCCGGAAAAGTGAATCTGGAGATCTTTGAAGGTCTGAAACAGTTCATCCGGCCGGGAACCACGACGATGGACATCGACCGTTACGTGGAAGAGGCTGTGAAAAGTCATGGAATGATCGCGTCAGAAAAAGGATACTGCGGATTTCCCGCCAATGTATGCACCTCAGTGAACGAGGAGGTCGTTCATGGAATCCCCAGTAAGGACAGAGTGCTGAACGAAGGGGATATCGTCAGCGTGGATCTGGTCGTGGAATACGAGCATTATATGGCAGATTCCTGCAGAACCTTCGGCGTCGGCAGAATCAGCGACGAGGCGCAGCGCCTGATCGATACCGCAGAGCGGGCCTTCTTTGAAGGAATCCGCTTTGCGAAGGAAGGCTGCCGACTCCATGATATCTCCCACAGGATCCAGGAAATCGTTGAAGGCGAAGGATTCGGCGTGATCCGGGACTATACTGGTCACGGCATCGGAAGTGAAATGCACGAGGACCCGCCGATTCCCAATTACGGGAAAGCCGGAAAGGGGCCGCGGCTGCAGAAGGGCATGACGCTGGCCATCGAGCCGATGATCGTGCAGGGCTCCTATGAAACGGAGACGCTGCTGAACAACTGGACTGTCGTTACAGAAGATGGCGGATGGGCCGCACACTATGAGAATACCGTGGCAATCACCGATGGTGAACCTGATATACTCACGATTTGA
- a CDS encoding adenylate kinase, whose protein sequence is MRTILLGPPGAGKGTQADRIVEKYDVPHISTGDIFRENIKNGTELGKKAQEYMNRGELVPDDLVVEIATDRLLKDDCREKGFLLDGFPRTVYQAEKLDEFLAAHGHRLDKVIDLEVGEAELMKRLTGRRVCKVCGASYHIVNIPPAREGVCDKCGGELIQRADDNEETAKNRIDVYNRETAPLVDYYEKAGVLARIDGAAPLEETFGSITAALEE, encoded by the coding sequence CTGAGAACTATTTTGTTAGGGCCTCCGGGAGCCGGAAAAGGAACGCAGGCGGACAGAATCGTCGAGAAATATGACGTTCCTCATATTTCCACCGGAGACATTTTTAGAGAAAATATCAAGAATGGAACGGAGCTTGGAAAAAAGGCGCAGGAATACATGAACAGGGGCGAACTCGTGCCGGATGATCTGGTGGTGGAAATCGCCACGGATCGTCTGCTGAAGGACGACTGCCGCGAAAAAGGTTTCCTGCTGGACGGATTCCCGAGAACCGTTTATCAGGCAGAGAAGCTGGATGAATTCCTCGCTGCCCATGGACACAGGCTGGACAAGGTCATCGATCTCGAGGTCGGTGAAGCTGAACTGATGAAGAGACTGACTGGCCGCAGAGTCTGTAAAGTCTGCGGAGCAAGCTACCACATTGTCAACATTCCGCCCGCCAGGGAGGGAGTCTGCGACAAATGCGGAGGCGAGCTGATCCAGAGAGCGGATGATAATGAAGAAACCGCGAAGAACCGCATCGATGTATACAACAGAGAGACGGCTCCGCTGGTGGATTATTATGAAAAGGCCGGCGTTCTGGCAAGAATCGACGGCGCAGCGCCGCTGGAGGAGACATTCGGGAGCATTACAGCCGCTCTGGAGGAGTAG
- the secY gene encoding preprotein translocase subunit SecY → MFKTISQALKVKEIRGKLIFTLLMLVVFRIGSNIPVPGINRTYLAQMFSGDNMGLFELFNLFSGGSFNNFTIFALSITPYITASIIIQLLTIAFPYFERLAKEGMEGRKKMAQITRYLTVALALVQGLGLTVGLFRKTIIDQNWFTFVVITLILTAGTTFLMWLGEQINEYGIGNGISLLIFGGIVARIPSGVASIWNKYSDGSMSIITILLFIVFGLLVIMGVIEIQQGTRRIPVQYAKRVVGRKMYGGQSTHIPLKVNQAGVIPIIFALSILQFPLTIMYFFPNTAFYSFCEKYLSPGGNPGVWVYAVLNVLLIIFFNYFYTAVTFNPVEVAQNMKANGGFIPGIRPGKATVEYLNRVMSRISIVGALFLAVIATMPTVLSEYTGLDIRFGGTSLLIAVGVALDTMRQLENQMVMRNYQGFLK, encoded by the coding sequence ATGTTCAAAACGATTTCCCAGGCCCTTAAAGTCAAGGAAATTCGTGGCAAGCTGATCTTCACATTGCTGATGCTGGTTGTTTTCCGGATCGGGTCCAATATCCCGGTGCCGGGAATCAACAGAACGTACCTTGCGCAGATGTTCAGCGGAGACAATATGGGTCTGTTTGAACTGTTCAACCTGTTTTCAGGAGGATCGTTCAACAACTTCACTATCTTCGCTCTGAGCATCACGCCGTACATTACCGCATCGATCATTATACAGCTGTTGACGATCGCTTTTCCATACTTTGAGCGTCTCGCAAAAGAGGGAATGGAAGGCCGGAAAAAGATGGCGCAGATCACCCGCTACCTGACGGTGGCGCTGGCGCTGGTTCAGGGCCTGGGTCTGACAGTCGGACTCTTCCGGAAGACCATCATCGATCAGAACTGGTTCACCTTCGTGGTGATCACCCTGATCCTGACCGCAGGAACCACATTCCTGATGTGGCTCGGCGAACAGATCAATGAATACGGTATCGGAAACGGTATCTCGCTGCTGATCTTCGGCGGTATCGTCGCCAGGATTCCCAGCGGAGTCGCGAGCATCTGGAACAAATATTCCGACGGCTCCATGTCCATCATCACGATTCTTCTGTTCATCGTGTTCGGACTGCTGGTCATCATGGGCGTTATCGAGATTCAGCAGGGCACCAGAAGGATTCCGGTGCAGTACGCCAAGAGAGTCGTGGGACGGAAGATGTACGGAGGACAGTCCACACACATTCCTCTGAAGGTCAACCAGGCCGGAGTAATTCCGATTATCTTCGCCCTGTCCATCCTTCAGTTCCCGCTGACGATTATGTACTTCTTCCCGAATACCGCGTTTTACAGCTTCTGCGAGAAGTACCTGTCGCCGGGAGGCAATCCGGGCGTCTGGGTATACGCTGTGCTGAACGTGCTGCTGATCATCTTCTTCAACTACTTCTATACCGCGGTTACCTTTAATCCGGTGGAAGTGGCGCAGAATATGAAGGCGAACGGCGGATTTATTCCGGGCATCCGTCCGGGAAAGGCCACCGTGGAATATCTGAATCGGGTGATGTCGAGAATTTCCATCGTCGGCGCGCTGTTCCTGGCAGTCATTGCGACAATGCCGACGGTGCTGTCGGAGTACACCGGACTGGATATCCGCTTCGGCGGTACGTCACTGCTGATCGCAGTCGGCGTCGCGCTGGATACGATGCGGCAGCTCGAGAATCAGATGGTAATGCGGAATTACCAGGGATTTTTGAAATAA
- the rplO gene encoding 50S ribosomal protein L15, with the protein MKLHELNAPAGSGKNRKRRGRGTATGQGKTGGRGMNGQKSRSGGGVRLGFEGGQMPLYRRLPKRGFTNIFGTEYTVLNVSDLARFEAGTEVTPELLAELGMVKQVKDGIKILGDGELKNSLTVKAHKFSKSAVEKIEAAGGKAEVI; encoded by the coding sequence ATGAAACTTCATGAACTGAATGCGCCTGCCGGATCGGGGAAAAACCGTAAGAGAAGAGGCCGCGGAACTGCCACCGGACAGGGAAAGACCGGCGGCAGAGGAATGAACGGTCAGAAATCCAGAAGCGGCGGCGGAGTCAGACTCGGATTTGAAGGCGGACAGATGCCTCTTTACAGACGTCTGCCAAAGAGAGGCTTCACGAACATTTTCGGAACGGAATATACCGTGCTGAACGTCAGTGACCTCGCGCGGTTTGAAGCCGGCACAGAAGTAACGCCGGAACTGCTTGCTGAGCTGGGAATGGTGAAGCAGGTAAAGGACGGAATCAAGATCCTTGGCGACGGCGAGCTGAAAAACAGCCTTACCGTCAAGGCACATAAATTCAGCAAGAGCGCTGTTGAAAAAATCGAAGCTGCGGGAGGAAAGGCAGAGGTGATCTGA
- the rpmD gene encoding 50S ribosomal protein L30 codes for MAGKLKITLTKSTIGASPRQKKVVEALGLRKMHHSVELEDTPATRGAVRKVSHLVTVEEV; via the coding sequence ATGGCTGGTAAGTTGAAAATCACTTTAACAAAGAGCACAATTGGCGCTTCCCCCAGGCAGAAGAAAGTAGTCGAAGCGTTAGGACTCAGAAAGATGCATCATTCCGTTGAGCTTGAGGACACACCGGCGACGCGCGGTGCGGTCAGGAAAGTTTCGCATCTTGTAACTGTAGAAGAAGTATAG
- the rpsE gene encoding 30S ribosomal protein S5, whose protein sequence is MRNIIDASKLDLNETIVNIRRVAKTVKGGKNMRFSVTVVVGDKNGYVGVGLGKAQEIPEAVRKATEDAKKNLIYVPTVGTTIPHRNVGIFGAGRVILMPAAQGTGVIAGSSARTVLEAAGIKDVRAKSVGSDNAGNIAYATLEGLKNMMTVEKVAKLRGKSPEEILR, encoded by the coding sequence ATGCGTAATATTATTGATGCTTCCAAGCTGGATCTGAACGAAACCATCGTAAACATCAGACGCGTCGCCAAGACGGTCAAGGGCGGAAAGAACATGAGATTCTCCGTTACCGTGGTTGTCGGCGACAAGAACGGCTATGTCGGCGTTGGTCTCGGAAAGGCACAGGAAATTCCTGAGGCGGTCAGAAAAGCGACGGAAGATGCAAAGAAAAATCTGATTTATGTTCCGACTGTCGGAACCACGATTCCACACAGGAACGTCGGCATTTTCGGCGCGGGAAGAGTCATCCTGATGCCTGCTGCACAGGGTACCGGAGTAATTGCCGGTTCTTCTGCCCGTACCGTTCTGGAGGCGGCCGGAATCAAGGACGTCAGAGCGAAGTCCGTCGGATCCGACAACGCGGGAAACATCGCGTATGCAACCCTGGAGGGTCTGAAGAACATGATGACAGTCGAGAAGGTGGCGAAGCTGAGAGGCAAGTCGCCGGAGGAAATTTTAAGATAG
- the rplR gene encoding 50S ribosomal protein L18 codes for MAKESRNDRRLKRHARVRKNLIGTPEKPRLCVFRSNKNISCQIIDDENHKTLAAASTVDKELKAEIGHGGNREAARKVGEAIAKRALAKGIEEVAFDRGGFLYHGRVKELAEGAREGGLKF; via the coding sequence ATGGCAAAAGAAAGCAGAAATGACAGGCGTCTGAAAAGACATGCCAGAGTCAGAAAAAACTTAATCGGAACTCCTGAAAAGCCAAGACTTTGTGTATTCAGATCCAACAAGAACATCTCCTGCCAGATCATCGACGATGAAAATCATAAGACTCTGGCAGCGGCGTCAACTGTGGACAAGGAGCTGAAGGCCGAAATCGGCCACGGCGGAAACAGGGAAGCAGCCAGAAAAGTTGGAGAAGCTATTGCAAAGAGAGCGCTTGCCAAGGGAATCGAAGAGGTTGCCTTTGACAGAGGCGGTTTCCTGTATCACGGAAGAGTGAAGGAACTGGCTGAGGGTGCTCGCGAGGGCGGATTGAAATTCTAA
- the rplF gene encoding 50S ribosomal protein L6, whose translation MSRIGRKPVTLPAGVEVRVDDKNVVTVKGPKGELEQQVNERIKVEVGEGEIRLSRPTDNRNDRAQHGLSRALIQNMVTGVTSGYEKKLQIIGVGYRAEKKGNKLVMNLGFSHPVEMEDPEGITTETPDANTVVVKGIDKALVGNYAANIRSWRKPEPYKGKGIRYEGERVRRKEGKTGAKA comes from the coding sequence ATGTCAAGAATAGGCAGAAAACCTGTAACGCTTCCTGCCGGAGTAGAGGTCAGGGTAGATGACAAAAATGTCGTTACCGTGAAGGGCCCCAAGGGAGAGCTGGAGCAGCAGGTAAACGAAAGAATCAAGGTCGAGGTCGGCGAAGGTGAAATCAGACTTTCCAGACCGACGGACAACAGAAACGACAGAGCTCAGCACGGTCTGAGCAGAGCTCTGATCCAGAATATGGTCACCGGCGTTACGAGCGGTTACGAGAAGAAGCTGCAGATTATCGGCGTCGGATACAGAGCAGAGAAAAAAGGAAATAAGCTTGTCATGAATCTGGGATTCTCGCATCCGGTAGAGATGGAGGATCCGGAGGGCATCACAACAGAAACGCCGGATGCAAACACGGTCGTCGTCAAGGGCATCGATAAGGCCCTGGTAGGCAACTACGCGGCGAACATCCGCTCCTGGAGAAAGCCGGAGCCGTACAAGGGCAAGGGCATTCGCTATGAGGGCGAGCGTGTACGCAGAAAAGAAGGCAAGACCGGAGCTAAGGCATAG
- the rpsH gene encoding 30S ribosomal protein S8: MTMTDPIADMLTRIRNANSVGHESVEIPASKMKKAIAQILLDEGYIENFEVIDDGVQGTIKVTLKYGANKERVISGIKKISKPGLKVYAKANDVPRVLGGLGIAVISTSSGIISDKKARELGVGGEVICYVW, from the coding sequence ATGACAATGACAGATCCGATTGCGGATATGCTTACAAGAATCAGAAACGCAAACTCCGTTGGTCATGAGTCCGTTGAAATCCCGGCGTCCAAGATGAAGAAGGCGATCGCGCAGATTCTTCTGGACGAGGGCTACATCGAGAACTTCGAGGTGATCGACGACGGCGTTCAGGGCACCATCAAGGTCACACTGAAGTATGGCGCCAATAAAGAAAGAGTAATCAGTGGAATCAAGAAGATTTCCAAGCCGGGCCTCAAGGTCTACGCGAAGGCAAACGACGTTCCGAGAGTTCTGGGCGGACTCGGTATCGCGGTTATCTCCACATCCAGTGGAATTATCAGCGACAAGAAAGCCAGAGAACTGGGCGTCGGCGGCGAAGTAATCTGTTATGTTTGGTAG
- a CDS encoding type Z 30S ribosomal protein S14: MAKTSLKVKQQRKPKYATRAYTRCSICGRPHSVLKKYGICRICFRELAYKGEIPGVKKASW; the protein is encoded by the coding sequence ATGGCGAAGACATCTCTTAAAGTTAAACAGCAGAGAAAACCCAAATATGCGACTCGCGCCTATACGAGATGCAGCATCTGCGGAAGACCACATTCCGTTCTGAAGAAGTATGGAATCTGCCGTATCTGCTTCAGAGAGCTGGCATATAAGGGTGAGATCCCGGGCGTCAAGAAAGCGTCCTGGTAA
- the rplE gene encoding 50S ribosomal protein L5, producing the protein MAARLKETYDKEVFNALKDRFQYKNVMEVPRLTKVTINMGLGEAKENAKVLESAVEEIGLISGQRPVVTKAKKSIANFKVRQGMPVGAKVTLRGDNMYVFVDKLFNISLPRVRDFKGVSRNSFDGRGNYSMGLKEQLIFPEINYDDVDTIKGMNIVFTTTAKTDEEAQALLELLGMPFEKQQ; encoded by the coding sequence TTGGCAGCGAGACTGAAAGAAACCTACGATAAAGAAGTGTTCAACGCACTGAAGGACAGATTCCAGTACAAGAACGTTATGGAAGTTCCCAGACTGACCAAGGTCACCATCAACATGGGACTGGGTGAAGCGAAGGAAAACGCCAAGGTTCTGGAATCCGCGGTAGAGGAAATCGGACTGATTTCCGGACAGAGACCGGTTGTTACCAAGGCCAAGAAATCAATCGCTAACTTCAAGGTGAGACAGGGAATGCCGGTAGGCGCCAAGGTGACGCTTCGCGGCGACAACATGTATGTCTTTGTCGACAAGCTCTTCAATATTTCTCTTCCCCGTGTAAGAGACTTCAAGGGCGTCAGCAGAAATTCCTTCGACGGGAGAGGCAACTACTCCATGGGCCTGAAGGAACAGCTGATCTTCCCGGAAATCAACTACGACGACGTAGATACGATCAAGGGAATGAATATCGTATTCACGACAACGGCGAAAACAGACGAAGAGGCGCAGGCGCTGCTTGAGCTTCTGGGCATGCCGTTCGAGAAGCAGCAGTAG
- the rplX gene encoding 50S ribosomal protein L24, whose product MRIKKDDMVIVITGKDKGKTGKVLKAMPKENRVVVEGVNIQTKHQKQTQKERAEIKHVEGPIDVSNVMFYDDKSKEAVKIGYSFKDGKKVRVNRKTGNVID is encoded by the coding sequence ATGCGTATTAAAAAAGATGATATGGTAATCGTTATTACCGGGAAAGACAAAGGAAAGACCGGCAAGGTCCTGAAGGCCATGCCGAAGGAGAACAGAGTCGTCGTGGAGGGCGTCAACATTCAGACGAAGCATCAGAAGCAGACGCAGAAGGAAAGAGCCGAAATCAAGCATGTGGAAGGCCCTATCGACGTGTCCAACGTGATGTTCTATGACGACAAATCCAAAGAAGCGGTTAAGATCGGCTATTCCTTCAAGGACGGAAAGAAGGTAAGAGTCAACAGAAAAACCGGAAATGTAATTGACTGA
- the rplN gene encoding 50S ribosomal protein L14, translating into MIQTETRLRVADNSGAKELLCIRILGGTGRQYANIGDVIVCAVKDATPGGVVKKGDVVKAVVVRTKKGARRADGSYVKFDQNAAVIIKDKEDKTPVGTRIFGPVARELRDRGFMKIVSLAPEVL; encoded by the coding sequence ATGATTCAGACAGAAACAAGATTAAGGGTTGCCGATAATTCAGGCGCGAAGGAGCTGCTCTGCATCCGCATTCTGGGAGGCACAGGCCGTCAGTATGCGAACATCGGAGACGTCATCGTCTGCGCCGTTAAGGATGCGACCCCGGGCGGCGTCGTCAAGAAGGGCGACGTGGTCAAGGCTGTAGTCGTCAGAACAAAGAAGGGCGCCAGAAGAGCAGATGGAAGCTACGTCAAGTTCGACCAGAATGCAGCGGTAATCATTAAAGACAAAGAAGATAAGACTCCGGTAGGAACACGTATTTTCGGACCTGTGGCCAGAGAGCTCAGAGACAGAGGATTCATGAAGATCGTGTCCCTGGCTCCGGAAGTACTGTAG
- the rpsQ gene encoding 30S ribosomal protein S17: MADARNRRKTKVGIVVSDKMDKTVTVAIEDFVRHSLYGKAVKRTKKVKAHDENNECNIGDKVRIMETRPLSKDKRWRLVGIVEKAK, from the coding sequence ATGGCAGACGCGAGAAACAGAAGAAAAACCAAAGTCGGCATCGTTGTCAGCGACAAGATGGACAAGACCGTTACGGTTGCTATTGAAGATTTCGTAAGACATTCTCTTTATGGAAAGGCTGTAAAGAGGACCAAGAAGGTCAAGGCTCACGATGAGAACAATGAATGCAACATTGGTGACAAAGTTAGAATAATGGAGACAAGACCTCTGTCCAAGGACAAGAGATGGAGACTTGTCGGTATCGTTGAGAAAGCGAAATAA
- the rpmC gene encoding 50S ribosomal protein L29 has product MDLNKMREMTDVELNAELDKMKKELFNLRFQHVTGQLENPVKMREVKRNIARVKTIIREKELDEVQA; this is encoded by the coding sequence ATGGATTTGAATAAGATGAGAGAAATGACAGATGTTGAACTCAACGCTGAACTGGACAAGATGAAAAAGGAACTGTTCAATCTCAGGTTCCAGCATGTTACCGGACAGCTTGAGAACCCCGTAAAGATGCGGGAGGTCAAGAGAAACATCGCCAGAGTGAAAACGATCATCAGAGAAAAAGAGCTGGATGAGGTTCAGGCTTAA
- the rplP gene encoding 50S ribosomal protein L16: MLMPKRVKHRRVHRGRMKGVATKGNTVTYGDFGLAATECGWITSNQIEAARIAMTRYTKRGGKVYIKIFPHKSVTKKPAEVRMGSGKGAPEYWVAVVKPGRVMFEIAGVSEETAREAMRLASHKLPVKSEFVVREQAKEGEA, translated from the coding sequence ATGTTGATGCCAAAGCGCGTGAAACATAGAAGAGTTCATAGAGGCAGAATGAAAGGCGTTGCCACCAAAGGAAACACAGTGACCTATGGTGACTTCGGACTTGCCGCCACAGAGTGCGGCTGGATCACCTCGAACCAGATCGAGGCGGCCAGAATCGCGATGACCAGATACACCAAGAGAGGCGGTAAGGTATACATTAAGATTTTCCCACACAAGTCGGTCACGAAAAAACCTGCCGAAGTACGTATGGGTTCCGGAAAAGGTGCTCCTGAATACTGGGTGGCAGTCGTGAAACCGGGCAGAGTCATGTTCGAGATCGCCGGCGTTTCGGAGGAAACGGCAAGAGAAGCGATGAGGCTGGCCAGCCACAAGCTGCCTGTCAAATCCGAATTTGTCGTCAGGGAACAGGCAAAGGAAGGTGAAGCGTAA
- the rpsC gene encoding 30S ribosomal protein S3, which translates to MGQKVSPHGLRVGVIKDWDSKWYAGKDNFAEFLAEDNKIRKFIKKSLYGAGVARILIERAAENKMKITVLTARPGMVIGRSGAGIDELKKNLEKLTDKNITISIEEVRRSELDAQLTAESIADALEHRVSFRRAMKQAIGRTMKAGAKGVKVLCSGRLNGAEIARSEKYSEGNVPLHTLRADIDYGFAEAVTTYGKIGVKVWINHGEILDKGLQSPVREEKRDKRDRRPRRDGDRRRRNDRRNDRGGRREMPKAVNPRVRKAPKEEPKAAPQVEATETQAPAAEPQE; encoded by the coding sequence ATGGGTCAGAAGGTAAGCCCGCACGGGTTAAGAGTAGGCGTAATCAAGGACTGGGATTCTAAATGGTACGCCGGCAAGGACAACTTCGCGGAATTTCTCGCTGAAGATAATAAGATCAGAAAGTTCATCAAGAAGTCGCTGTACGGAGCAGGAGTCGCGAGGATCCTGATCGAGAGAGCTGCCGAGAACAAAATGAAGATTACTGTTCTGACAGCCAGACCGGGTATGGTCATCGGACGTTCCGGCGCGGGAATCGATGAGCTGAAGAAAAATCTTGAGAAACTGACAGACAAGAATATCACGATCTCCATCGAAGAGGTCAGAAGAAGCGAACTGGACGCTCAGCTTACTGCAGAGAGCATCGCTGACGCTCTGGAGCACAGAGTCTCCTTCAGAAGAGCGATGAAGCAGGCGATCGGTAGAACGATGAAGGCCGGTGCGAAGGGAGTCAAGGTTCTCTGCTCCGGAAGACTGAACGGCGCTGAAATCGCGAGAAGCGAAAAATACAGTGAAGGAAACGTTCCCCTTCACACACTGAGAGCGGATATCGATTACGGTTTCGCTGAAGCGGTAACGACCTACGGCAAAATCGGCGTCAAGGTATGGATCAATCACGGCGAGATCCTCGACAAAGGCCTGCAGAGCCCTGTCCGCGAGGAAAAGCGTGACAAGAGAGACAGAAGACCGAGAAGAGACGGCGACAGAAGAAGACGGAACGACAGAAGAAACGACAGAGGCGGTCGCCGCGAAATGCCCAAGGCGGTCAATCCGAGAGTGAGAAAAGCACCGAAGGAAGAGCCGAAGGCAGCACCGCAGGTTGAAGCGACTGAAACACAGGCGCCTGCAGCAGAACCACAGGAATAA
- the rplV gene encoding 50S ribosomal protein L22, whose product MEAKAVAKYVRMSPSKLKPIADLVRGKDLNEALNILKFTPGKGSEIVEKVVMSAAANAENNFDLNPENLYVAEVYANQGPTMKRWRAGAQGRASMILKRSSHVGVTLKEKED is encoded by the coding sequence ATGGAAGCAAAAGCAGTTGCAAAATATGTCAGAATGTCTCCTTCCAAACTGAAGCCAATTGCCGACCTGGTGAGAGGCAAGGACTTGAACGAGGCACTGAACATCTTGAAGTTCACACCTGGAAAAGGTTCGGAAATCGTCGAAAAAGTTGTCATGTCAGCCGCTGCGAACGCGGAAAACAATTTTGACCTGAACCCGGAAAATTTATACGTTGCTGAGGTATATGCGAACCAGGGACCGACCATGAAGAGATGGAGAGCGGGAGCCCAGGGTAGAGCATCGATGATTCTTAAGAGATCCAGCCATGTTGGCGTAACTCTTAAAGAGAAAGAAGACTAA
- the rpsS gene encoding 30S ribosomal protein S19, whose product MSRSVKKGPFVEPKLLKKIEEMNAANEKKVVMTWSRSSTIFPQFVGHTIAVHDGRKHVPVYITEDMVGHKLGEFAPTRTYRGHAADKKVKG is encoded by the coding sequence ATGAGTAGATCGGTTAAAAAAGGCCCTTTCGTAGAACCTAAGCTGCTGAAGAAGATCGAAGAGATGAATGCGGCGAACGAGAAAAAGGTCGTTATGACATGGTCGAGATCGTCCACCATTTTCCCGCAGTTCGTGGGACATACGATCGCCGTTCACGATGGAAGAAAGCATGTTCCTGTCTACATCACGGAGGACATGGTAGGCCATAAGCTCGGAGAGTTTGCTCCGACGAGAACGTACAGAGGACATGCCGCTGACAAGAAGGTAAAAGGATAA
- the rplB gene encoding 50S ribosomal protein L2 codes for MGIRKYNPTSPGLRGMTVSTFEEITTSTPEKSLTTALKKNAGRNSRGKITVRHRGGGARRKYRIIDFKRNKDGIPGIVRSIEYDPNRSANIALIVYKDGEKRYIIAPEGLQVGAVIESGPDVDIQVGNALPIANIPVGTIIHNIEMKPGKGAQLVRSAGNGAQLMAKEDKYAQVRLPSGEVRKILMVCRATIGEVGNSEHSNIQIGKAGRKRHMGWRPTVRGSVMNPNDHPHGGGEGRAPVGRKSPVTPWGKPALGYKTRKKNKASDKYIVKRRNDK; via the coding sequence ATGGGAATCAGAAAATATAATCCGACTTCTCCTGGTCTGAGGGGCATGACGGTTTCGACTTTCGAGGAGATCACAACCAGTACTCCTGAGAAGTCGCTTACGACAGCTCTGAAGAAGAACGCGGGAAGAAATTCGAGAGGAAAGATCACCGTCAGACACAGAGGCGGCGGCGCCAGAAGAAAATACAGAATCATCGATTTCAAGAGAAACAAGGACGGAATCCCGGGCATCGTCAGAAGCATTGAGTACGATCCGAACAGAAGCGCCAACATCGCGCTGATCGTATACAAGGACGGTGAAAAGAGATACATTATCGCACCTGAAGGTCTTCAGGTCGGCGCGGTCATCGAGTCCGGTCCGGATGTGGACATCCAGGTCGGAAACGCTCTGCCTATCGCAAACATCCCGGTCGGTACGATCATCCACAACATCGAGATGAAGCCGGGAAAAGGCGCTCAGCTGGTTCGCTCCGCCGGAAACGGTGCGCAGCTGATGGCGAAAGAAGACAAATACGCACAGGTCAGACTTCCTTCCGGAGAGGTCAGAAAGATCCTGATGGTCTGCAGAGCGACCATCGGCGAAGTCGGTAATTCCGAGCACTCCAACATCCAGATCGGTAAAGCCGGAAGAAAACGCCACATGGGATGGAGACCGACCGTCAGAGGTTCCGTCATGAACCCGAACGACCATCCGCACGGAGGCGGCGAGGGCAGAGCGCCTGTCGGACGCAAGAGCCCGGTTACCCCGTGGGGCAAGCCTGCTCTGGGTTATAAGACCAGAAAGAAGAACAAGGCTTCGGATAAATACATTGTAAAGAGAAGAAATGACAAGTAA